Proteins from a genomic interval of Rosa chinensis cultivar Old Blush chromosome 2, RchiOBHm-V2, whole genome shotgun sequence:
- the LOC112183347 gene encoding xyloglucan endotransglucosylase/hydrolase protein 9 has product MATTSASKIMSLSLSVFLGLSLFLGLVSSAKFDQLFQPYWASDHFTYEGELLHMKLDNFSGAGFSSKNKYMFGKVTVQIKLIEGDSAGTVTAFYMSSDGPLHNEFDFEFLGNTTGEPYSVQTNLYINGVGNREQRLDLWFDPTTDFHSYSIFWNQRQVVFLVDETPIRVHTNMESKGLPFPKDQAMGVYSSIWNADDWATQGGRVKTDWSHGPFVASYKGFDINACECPVSVAGADNAKKCTSSADKKYWWDEPVLSELNVHQNHQLVWVKNHHMVYDYCTDTARFPVTPVECVHHGHHRH; this is encoded by the exons ATGGCTACTACTTCAGCCTCGAAAATCATGTCTCTGTCTCTCAGTGTGTTCTTGGGTCTCTCATTGTTCTTGGGTCTGGTCAGCTCGGCCAAATTCGACCAGCTTTTCCAGCCCTACTGGGCCTCCGACCATTTCACATACGAAGGCGAGCTTCTTCATATGAAGCTCGACAATTTTTCCG GAGCTGGGTTTTCATCCAAGAACAAGTACATGTTTGGCAAAGTGACCGTACAGATTAAGCTCATAGAGGGTGACTCTGCTGGAACTGTCACTGCTTTCTAT ATGTCATCGGACGGTCCACTGCACAACGAGTTTGATTTCGAGTTCCTGGGCAACACCACAGGGGAGCCTTACTCTGTTCAGACCAACCTCTATATCAATGGCGTCGGCAATAGAGAGCAAAGGCTCGACCTTTGGTTTGACCCAACCACGGACTTCCATTCCTACTCCATTTTCTGGAACCAGCGCCAAGTAGT GTTTCTAGTGGATGAGACCCCAATTAGGGTACACACAAACATGGAAAGCAAGGGTTTGCCCTTCCCCAAGGACCAGGCTATGGGGGTATACAGCTCAATCTGGAATGCCGATGACTGGGCCACACAGGGCGGGCGGGTCAAGACCGATTGGTCCCATGGACCCTTTGTTGCATCTTATAAGGGCTTTGACATCAATGCCTGTGAGTGCCCGGTCTCCGTGGCCGGAGCCGATAACGCCAAGAAGTGCACCAGCAGCGCAGACAAGAAGTACTGGTGGGATGAGCCTGTGCTGTCCGAGCTGAACGTCCACCAGAACCACCAGCTGGTGTGGGTTAAGAACCACCACATGGTCTATGACTACTGCACTGATACTGCTAGGTTCCCAGTCACTCCAGTTGAGTGTGTGCACCACGGTCACCACCGCCACTAG
- the LOC112186454 gene encoding putative dehydration-responsive element-binding protein 2H translates to MTKLKKFHSKQDGSNPVAETLAKWKELNDNLESSNDGSKPTRKVPAKGSKKGCMKGKGGPENSRCNYRGVRQRTWGKWVAEIRSPNRGSRLWLGTFPTAIEAALAYDEAARAMYGSSARLNFPKVTISSYSTNSSCRATISAPSCVVTSAGSESSGHSEDFSPQDKVNSHSPHVVNTDVIDLNQMDLNHTEEDE, encoded by the coding sequence ATGACCAAGTTGAAAAAATTCCATAGTAAACAGGATGGATCTAATCCTGTGGCTGAGACTCTTGCGAAGTGGAAAGAGCTTAACGACAATCTAGAATCATCCAATGATGGGAGTAAACCAACTCGCAAAGTTCCTGCCAAGGGGTCTAAGAAGGGATGCATGAAAGGTAAGGGAGGACCTGAGAATTCTCGATGTAACTACAGAGGTGTTAGGCAGAGGACATGGGGCAAGTGGGTTGCAGAAATCCGCTCACCAAATAGGGGAAGTAGGCTCTGGCTAGGTACCTTTCCAACTGCAATTGAAGCTGCTCTTGCCTACGATGAAGCTGCAAGGGCCATGTACGGTTCCTCTGCCCGTCTCAACTTTCCGAAGGTTACGATCTCCAGTTACTCAACAAATTCTTCTTGTAGAGCAACTATATCGGCTCCTTCCTGTGTAGTGACTTCTGCAGGTTCAGAATCATCAGGTCACTCTGAGGATTTTTCGCCTCAGGATAAGGTGAATTCTCATTCTCCTCACGTAGTGAACACTGATGTTATCGATCTAAATCAAATGGATCTAAATCATACTGAGGAGGATGAATGA